The following coding sequences lie in one Myxococcus virescens genomic window:
- the tssA gene encoding type VI secretion system protein TssA: MPPSLEQLRERARPWAEPVPGASPAGVQAKHEPAYEAVALEVAKLESPASNAVRWDDVVEGASELLKHTTKDLWLASYMAYGLYATRGLDGAATGTAVLAEVTERYWQDLFPEAKRLRGRANAVAWFVDRLGRILPTVDQASVSAEPLDALAVAVKRLAQLSRERFSDMAPAFGPLQDAIARLRAGLPEPEPASVPEGRTASSEDADASQTPVDGTAPSQDEDTPSGEDGETAVRAADATTATRPGAAPDNTETPTNDNGNRSAREAGNASAKGKPAQANGAGNSSAPVKGNTAQGNPTTKSAPAPAKSSTAQDTAKGSAASQGGASANGTPAPPRAAIEVPPLPELPAAPDLSSVEAITDFLRTVGGALLGAAGALRRASPEDPLSYRLNRMGLWLHLTQPPATDGNGRTQIHPLPDLLGSKLETLEQNQRWGELLDESESALARHRFSLTLHRYSATALEGLGAAYTGARTALVQELAIQLRRMSGVETLLSTLGSPLTDDATQDWLRNHVLRASAPPPAPSAAVASVSTALALGPLSLGPSVHADSAALEAEARTLLEEGRVHEAVTRLQAAVTAASTGRARFISRLELARLCANAGQLPLARAVYDALDEEVSTHALDTWEPALAAACLEGWLQTRTAAEKESGPVAVKFRNRYRRLALLDSSATLRVGA, from the coding sequence ATGCCTCCCTCCCTGGAACAGCTTCGTGAACGTGCCCGCCCCTGGGCCGAGCCCGTGCCGGGGGCGTCTCCGGCCGGCGTGCAGGCGAAGCACGAGCCCGCATACGAGGCCGTCGCGCTGGAAGTCGCGAAGTTGGAGTCTCCGGCCAGCAACGCCGTGCGCTGGGATGACGTCGTCGAGGGCGCCAGCGAGCTGCTGAAGCACACCACCAAGGACCTCTGGCTCGCCTCGTACATGGCCTATGGCCTGTATGCCACACGAGGCCTGGACGGCGCGGCCACCGGCACGGCCGTGCTCGCCGAGGTGACGGAGCGCTACTGGCAGGACCTCTTCCCGGAGGCGAAGCGGCTGCGCGGCCGGGCCAACGCCGTGGCCTGGTTCGTGGACCGGCTGGGCCGCATCCTGCCCACCGTGGACCAGGCCTCCGTGAGCGCGGAGCCCCTGGATGCGCTGGCGGTCGCGGTGAAGCGCCTGGCCCAGCTCTCACGCGAGCGGTTCTCCGACATGGCTCCCGCGTTCGGGCCGCTCCAGGACGCCATCGCCCGGCTCCGCGCCGGACTCCCCGAGCCCGAACCCGCGAGCGTACCGGAGGGACGCACGGCGTCCTCGGAGGACGCAGACGCCTCGCAGACGCCGGTGGATGGGACTGCGCCGTCCCAGGACGAGGACACCCCGTCCGGCGAGGATGGAGAGACCGCTGTGCGCGCGGCGGACGCCACGACTGCCACGCGGCCAGGAGCGGCTCCGGACAACACTGAAACGCCCACGAACGACAATGGCAACCGCTCCGCTCGGGAGGCGGGCAATGCCAGCGCCAAAGGCAAACCTGCTCAAGCCAACGGTGCTGGAAACAGCTCCGCCCCGGTCAAAGGCAACACCGCCCAGGGCAATCCCACGACAAAGAGCGCCCCCGCCCCGGCCAAGAGCAGCACCGCTCAGGACACCGCCAAAGGCAGCGCAGCCAGCCAGGGCGGCGCCTCCGCTAACGGCACACCCGCCCCACCGCGCGCCGCCATCGAAGTCCCGCCTCTCCCCGAGCTTCCCGCCGCGCCGGATCTGTCCAGCGTGGAGGCGATCACCGACTTCCTGCGCACCGTGGGCGGCGCGCTGCTGGGAGCCGCGGGAGCGCTTCGCCGGGCAAGCCCCGAGGACCCGCTCTCCTACCGCCTCAACCGCATGGGACTGTGGCTGCACCTGACCCAGCCGCCCGCCACGGATGGCAATGGCCGCACCCAGATTCACCCACTGCCGGACCTGCTGGGAAGCAAGCTGGAGACCCTGGAGCAGAACCAGCGCTGGGGCGAGCTGCTGGACGAGTCCGAGTCGGCCCTCGCCCGCCACCGCTTCTCGCTGACGCTCCACCGGTACAGCGCCACCGCCCTGGAGGGACTGGGTGCCGCGTACACCGGGGCTCGCACCGCGCTGGTACAGGAATTGGCCATCCAGCTCCGCCGGATGAGCGGCGTGGAGACGCTCCTCTCCACCCTGGGAAGCCCGCTCACGGATGACGCCACCCAGGACTGGCTGCGCAACCACGTCCTCCGCGCGAGCGCGCCCCCACCCGCCCCTTCCGCCGCCGTGGCGTCAGTGTCCACGGCCCTGGCGCTGGGGCCCCTGTCGCTGGGCCCGTCTGTCCATGCCGACAGCGCGGCGCTGGAAGCCGAAGCCCGCACGTTGCTGGAGGAAGGCCGCGTCCACGAAGCGGTCACCCGGTTGCAGGCTGCCGTCACGGCCGCCAGCACCGGCCGCGCCCGCTTCATCTCCCGGCTGGAGCTGGCGCGGTTGTGTGCCAATGCGGGCCAGTTGCCGCTCGCGCGCGCCGTCTATGACGCGCTGGACGAAGAGGTCTCCACCCACGCGCTCGACACCTGGGAGCCAGCGCTCGCCGCCGCGTGTCTGGAGGGGTGGCTTCAAACCCGCACCGCCGCCGAAAAGGAGTCTGGACCGGTGGCAGTGAAATTTCGAAACCGGTATCGTCGTCTAGCGTTGCTGGACTCTTCCGCCACGCTGCGCGTCGGCGCTTGA
- the tagF gene encoding type VI secretion system-associated protein TagF, with protein sequence MAVQSPRIGLLGKTPRQAEFIRHNAATPLALQLYGWMEAGVERSRRARVDLPAEPVCFVFTAPGQKQALVGLMAPSQDSVGRTFPLAIFTEVSSAETASRLALTPEAYQPFLRAAGALAQSAAELDVPQLLERVAALPLPGPGDYSLAKRLLNAVLAEHHTVDLLSPVVESTPEGGRYYALHTFLTACAGERGKEQSPAGVTLDCPLTTRVGPVAWLELSSRLLKWTHQPPAFFWSEGEKPRLLISLGAASPALFLALAQPSRPGAQVWPLRTERPAAIDNARKGLTASARQVIDAPSTTLEQLLQTLSR encoded by the coding sequence ATGGCAGTGCAGTCGCCGCGCATCGGCCTGCTGGGCAAGACGCCCCGACAGGCCGAGTTCATCCGCCACAACGCGGCCACCCCGCTGGCCCTCCAGCTCTACGGCTGGATGGAAGCGGGCGTGGAGCGTTCGCGAAGAGCCCGGGTAGACCTGCCCGCCGAGCCCGTCTGTTTCGTCTTCACCGCGCCCGGCCAGAAGCAGGCGCTGGTGGGGTTGATGGCGCCCAGCCAGGACAGCGTGGGCCGGACATTCCCGCTGGCCATCTTCACCGAGGTGTCCTCGGCGGAGACGGCCTCGCGGCTCGCGTTGACGCCGGAGGCGTACCAGCCCTTCCTGCGCGCCGCCGGTGCGCTGGCCCAGTCCGCCGCGGAGCTGGACGTACCACAACTGCTGGAGCGCGTGGCGGCGCTGCCCCTGCCGGGGCCAGGGGATTACAGCCTCGCGAAGCGGCTGCTCAACGCCGTGCTGGCGGAGCACCACACCGTGGACCTCCTGAGCCCGGTGGTGGAGAGCACGCCGGAAGGTGGGCGTTACTACGCGCTGCACACCTTCCTCACCGCGTGCGCGGGCGAGCGCGGCAAGGAGCAGTCACCGGCTGGCGTCACCCTGGACTGTCCGCTGACCACGCGCGTGGGCCCCGTAGCCTGGCTGGAGCTGTCCTCGCGGCTGCTCAAGTGGACGCACCAGCCGCCGGCCTTCTTCTGGTCCGAGGGCGAGAAGCCCCGGCTGCTCATCAGCCTGGGAGCGGCCTCCCCTGCCCTCTTCCTCGCGCTGGCCCAGCCCAGCCGTCCGGGCGCCCAGGTGTGGCCACTGCGCACCGAGCGCCCCGCCGCCATCGACAACGCGCGCAAGGGCCTCACGGCCTCGGCGCGACAGGTCATCGACGCGCCGTCCACCACCCTGGAACAGCTGTTGCAGACGCTTTCGCGCTGA
- the tssC gene encoding type VI secretion system contractile sheath large subunit, translated as MANETQTQKSTGVANDASLSLLDEILSEAKLKPKDEGYDVAKRGVQAFITEMLAPNRSEERVDKALVDAMIAEIDKRLSSQVNEILHAKEFQKLESSWRSLKFMVDRTDFRENTRVEMLNASKEDLQKDFEDAPEVTKSGLYKLVYSNEYGVFGGKPYGIISANYDFNVGPQDMELLRKCASVAAMAHAPFIGNAAPEVFGEESFLKLPDLKDLKSLFEGPQYARWHSFRESEDARYVGLALPRFLLRLPYGEKTVPVKAFNFTEDVVGHHERYLWGHASVALTSRVADSFAKFRWSPNIIGPQSGGAVENLPLHQYEAMGEIQTKIPTEVMLTERREFELSEEGFIGLVFRKDSDNAAFFSANSTQKPRFFGNTPEGKAAETNYRLGTQLPYMFIMTRLAHYIKVLQREQIGSWKEKSDLERELNHWLSQYISDMDDPAPAVRSRRPLRAARVVVEDVEGQPGWYRCSLQVRPHFKYMGASFTLSLVGKLDKE; from the coding sequence ATGGCCAACGAGACCCAGACCCAGAAGTCCACGGGCGTCGCCAATGACGCCTCGCTGTCCCTGCTCGACGAAATCCTGTCCGAGGCCAAGCTGAAGCCGAAGGACGAGGGTTACGACGTCGCCAAGCGCGGCGTGCAGGCCTTCATCACCGAGATGCTGGCGCCCAACCGCTCCGAGGAGCGCGTGGACAAGGCGCTCGTCGACGCGATGATTGCCGAAATCGACAAGCGCCTGTCCTCCCAGGTCAACGAAATCCTCCACGCGAAGGAGTTCCAGAAGCTGGAGTCCTCGTGGCGCTCGCTGAAGTTCATGGTGGACCGCACCGACTTCCGCGAGAACACCCGCGTGGAGATGCTGAACGCCTCCAAGGAAGACCTGCAGAAGGACTTCGAGGACGCGCCCGAGGTCACCAAGAGCGGCCTGTACAAGCTCGTGTACTCCAACGAGTACGGCGTCTTCGGTGGCAAGCCCTACGGCATCATCTCCGCCAACTACGACTTCAACGTGGGCCCGCAGGACATGGAGCTGCTCCGCAAGTGCGCCTCCGTGGCCGCCATGGCGCACGCGCCCTTCATCGGCAATGCCGCGCCGGAAGTGTTTGGCGAGGAGAGCTTCCTCAAGCTGCCCGACCTGAAGGACCTCAAGTCGCTCTTCGAGGGCCCGCAGTACGCCCGGTGGCACTCGTTCCGTGAGAGCGAGGACGCGCGCTACGTGGGCCTGGCGCTGCCGCGCTTCCTGCTGCGCCTGCCCTACGGTGAGAAGACGGTGCCGGTGAAGGCCTTCAACTTCACCGAGGACGTCGTGGGCCACCACGAGCGCTATCTGTGGGGTCACGCCTCCGTGGCGCTCACCAGCCGCGTGGCGGACTCGTTCGCCAAGTTCCGCTGGAGCCCGAACATCATCGGTCCCCAGTCCGGCGGCGCGGTGGAGAACCTGCCGCTGCACCAGTACGAGGCCATGGGGGAAATCCAGACCAAGATTCCCACCGAGGTCATGCTCACCGAGCGGCGCGAGTTCGAGCTCTCCGAGGAGGGCTTCATCGGCCTGGTGTTCCGCAAGGACTCCGACAACGCGGCCTTCTTCAGCGCCAACTCCACGCAGAAGCCCCGGTTCTTCGGCAACACCCCGGAGGGCAAGGCGGCGGAGACCAACTACCGCCTGGGCACGCAGCTCCCCTACATGTTCATCATGACCCGCCTGGCGCACTACATCAAAGTGCTCCAGCGCGAGCAGATTGGAAGCTGGAAGGAGAAGTCGGACCTGGAGCGCGAGCTCAATCACTGGCTCAGCCAGTACATCTCCGACATGGACGACCCCGCTCCCGCCGTGCGCTCGCGCCGCCCCCTGCGCGCCGCGCGCGTGGTGGTGGAGGACGTGGAGGGTCAGCCGGGCTGGTACCGCTGCAGCCTGCAGGTGCGCCCCCACTTCAAGTACATGGGTGCGTCGTTCACCTTGTCCCTCGTGGGCAAGCTGGACAAGGAGTAG
- the tssM gene encoding type VI secretion system membrane subunit TssM, whose translation MAYLLPLLGIGAPMFALMTYLGLSMQQAAIVAALAGMLAAGVVWLVKRIRARAAAKKLEGALAAQADEQATTVRPDLQPEIKAMQSEFTKAVEALKASKLARGGKDALAVLPWYLIVGPPGAGKSTALRNSGLKFPYLSARGGVRGVGGTRNCDWWLTNEAVLLDTAGRYTSAEEDRPEWLAFLDTVAKHRPSRPINGLIVAISVSELLNADPQAVGEMGQTIRERLDEITTRLKMLVPVYVMITKCDLLPGFVEMFSDLSRVERGQIWGFTVPLEQQREASTDLFRERFDQMLSVLEQRSLRRLGQERRLETREKIYGFPQKFDALRKNLAEFLQPLFLENVFQDTPVFRGLYFNSGTQELRPVDKVSPSAAEIFGSTNGRAQTDGATDGRSYFLWDVFTKVMFQDQQVAVRSSLEEARVRRQRMMLASAASAATVLLLSLPTVSFFKNRNMAEAVTEAITSVNLDPRDDIRRVEDLIPLRNRLQELTEYEEGSAPVFMRFGLYQGQKLLPQARQFYNAALRRVLLGKQFELIQQRLDNFGKNPDLLTVRSDEDYSKHFDAYRQYFDDLKMYLLVTTPRDPREPELDELQRKWLQDEIVKHWKRVRGDAVDERAVANHAETFLLMLANEQMLPEEQKPAREQRIAFGRVTGVVQSARRSLNNVPLVRLELAQLVANMSGAYPDVTLEQLVGSVPQMSATSRVRGAFTRKAYDDVIRERLDLAFQDQQSWVLDRDEKVDTVSSRRELRTRYFEAYTQEWKDFLGSIRVQAPENLTQMESLLTNLTRGKPKPYGRLFRALTYNVVLDKRDAKAAETETGFLAKAGKLFGSEPGKVVPQKRELLNANSPSGAQEVTARDLEREFASLIRFATETSKTEDGEESLTALDSYEDQLATVQTTLLAVKDKPAESGLLLDKIESTRNNVEMMVRKQTDNVAIFERLLLPPFQEMRSVVFVGVACNKSKLWQDQVVTAWSSAFKGKYPFDRASQADAPLPEVAEFLRPEGGLVRKFVKEQLLEDVVATGRRWEFTSSGGVMYRPDLLGFLEKTGALSTTLFPGGDTVDPLVRFQVRLRPGVSADGMASQISSITLTLDGTDETYRNGPDTVWKPMIWPGQAGKLGARITVQSADGSTETTLEAEGDWGLFRLLERVKRIEPSADGRYFTATWEIEEMNGALVSIDFRPERTANPFFGMSGNTSKLLAIFRDPGLQPPTTIARKGECAPQAIAADGVH comes from the coding sequence ATGGCGTACCTGTTACCGCTGTTGGGCATCGGCGCGCCGATGTTCGCCCTGATGACCTACCTGGGCCTCTCCATGCAGCAAGCGGCCATCGTCGCCGCGCTCGCGGGCATGCTGGCCGCCGGCGTGGTGTGGCTGGTCAAGCGCATCCGCGCGCGCGCCGCCGCCAAGAAGCTGGAGGGCGCGCTGGCGGCGCAGGCGGATGAGCAGGCCACCACCGTGCGGCCGGACCTGCAGCCTGAAATCAAGGCCATGCAGTCGGAGTTCACCAAGGCGGTGGAGGCGCTCAAGGCCTCCAAGCTGGCGCGCGGCGGCAAGGACGCGCTGGCGGTGCTGCCCTGGTACCTCATCGTCGGTCCTCCGGGCGCCGGCAAGAGCACCGCGCTGCGCAACTCCGGGCTGAAGTTCCCGTACCTCTCCGCGCGCGGCGGCGTGCGCGGCGTGGGCGGCACGCGCAACTGCGACTGGTGGCTGACCAATGAGGCCGTGCTGCTGGACACGGCCGGCCGCTACACCAGCGCCGAGGAGGACCGGCCGGAGTGGCTGGCCTTCCTGGACACGGTGGCGAAGCACCGCCCCAGCCGTCCCATCAACGGCCTCATCGTGGCCATCAGCGTCAGCGAGCTGCTGAACGCGGACCCTCAGGCCGTGGGGGAGATGGGGCAGACCATCCGCGAGCGCCTGGATGAAATCACGACCCGGCTGAAGATGCTGGTGCCGGTGTACGTGATGATCACCAAGTGCGACCTGCTGCCCGGCTTCGTGGAGATGTTCTCCGACCTGTCGCGCGTGGAGCGCGGGCAGATCTGGGGCTTCACCGTGCCGCTGGAGCAGCAGCGCGAGGCGAGCACGGACCTGTTCCGCGAGCGCTTCGACCAGATGCTCTCCGTGCTGGAGCAGCGCTCGCTGCGCCGGCTGGGCCAGGAGCGCCGGCTGGAGACGCGCGAGAAGATCTACGGCTTCCCGCAGAAGTTCGACGCGCTCCGGAAGAACCTGGCGGAGTTCCTCCAGCCGCTCTTCCTGGAGAACGTGTTCCAGGACACGCCCGTCTTCCGCGGCCTGTACTTCAACAGCGGCACGCAGGAGCTGCGCCCGGTGGACAAGGTGTCCCCGTCCGCGGCGGAGATCTTCGGCAGCACCAACGGCCGGGCGCAGACGGATGGCGCCACGGACGGCCGCAGCTACTTCCTCTGGGACGTCTTCACCAAGGTGATGTTCCAGGACCAGCAGGTGGCCGTGCGCAGCTCGCTGGAGGAAGCGCGGGTGCGCCGCCAGCGGATGATGTTGGCCAGCGCGGCCTCCGCCGCCACGGTGCTGCTGCTGTCGCTGCCCACGGTGTCCTTCTTCAAGAACCGCAACATGGCGGAGGCCGTCACCGAGGCCATCACCAGCGTGAATCTGGACCCGCGTGACGACATCCGCCGCGTCGAGGACCTGATTCCGCTGCGCAACCGGCTCCAGGAGCTGACGGAGTACGAGGAAGGCAGCGCGCCCGTGTTCATGCGCTTCGGCCTCTACCAGGGCCAGAAGCTGCTGCCGCAGGCGCGCCAGTTCTACAACGCGGCGCTGCGCCGGGTGCTGCTCGGCAAGCAGTTCGAGCTCATCCAGCAGCGCCTGGACAACTTCGGGAAGAACCCGGACCTGCTGACGGTGCGCAGCGACGAGGACTACAGCAAGCACTTCGACGCGTACCGCCAGTACTTCGACGACTTGAAGATGTACCTGCTGGTGACCACGCCCCGCGACCCGCGCGAGCCGGAGCTGGACGAGTTGCAGCGCAAGTGGCTCCAGGACGAAATCGTCAAGCACTGGAAGCGCGTGCGGGGCGACGCGGTGGACGAGCGGGCGGTGGCGAACCACGCGGAGACGTTCCTGCTGATGCTCGCCAACGAGCAGATGCTCCCCGAGGAGCAGAAGCCGGCGCGCGAGCAGCGCATCGCCTTCGGCCGCGTCACCGGCGTGGTGCAGTCGGCGCGCCGCTCGCTCAACAACGTGCCCCTGGTGCGGCTGGAGCTGGCGCAGCTGGTGGCCAACATGAGCGGCGCGTACCCGGACGTGACGCTGGAGCAGCTCGTGGGCTCCGTGCCGCAGATGAGCGCCACCTCGCGCGTGCGGGGCGCCTTCACTCGCAAGGCCTACGACGACGTCATCCGCGAGCGGCTGGACCTGGCCTTCCAGGACCAGCAGTCGTGGGTGCTGGACCGCGATGAGAAGGTGGACACGGTGAGCTCGCGGCGCGAGCTGCGCACCCGCTACTTCGAGGCCTACACCCAGGAGTGGAAGGACTTCCTCGGCTCCATCCGCGTGCAGGCACCGGAGAACCTGACGCAGATGGAGAGCCTGCTGACGAACCTGACGCGCGGCAAGCCCAAGCCCTACGGGCGGCTGTTCCGCGCGCTCACGTACAACGTGGTGCTCGACAAGCGCGACGCCAAGGCGGCGGAGACCGAAACGGGCTTCCTGGCCAAGGCGGGGAAGCTGTTCGGCTCGGAGCCCGGGAAGGTCGTGCCGCAGAAGCGCGAGCTGCTGAACGCCAACTCACCTTCCGGCGCCCAGGAAGTCACGGCCCGCGACCTGGAGCGCGAGTTCGCCTCGCTCATCCGCTTCGCCACGGAGACCTCCAAGACGGAGGACGGCGAAGAGTCCCTGACGGCGCTGGATTCGTATGAAGACCAGCTGGCCACCGTCCAGACGACGCTGCTGGCGGTGAAGGACAAGCCGGCCGAGTCCGGCCTGCTGCTGGACAAGATTGAGTCCACCCGCAACAACGTGGAGATGATGGTCCGCAAGCAGACGGACAACGTCGCCATCTTCGAGCGGCTGCTGCTGCCGCCGTTCCAGGAGATGCGCTCGGTGGTGTTCGTGGGCGTGGCCTGCAACAAGAGCAAGCTGTGGCAGGACCAGGTGGTGACGGCGTGGAGCAGCGCCTTCAAGGGCAAGTATCCGTTCGACCGCGCGTCGCAGGCGGACGCGCCACTGCCCGAGGTCGCGGAGTTCCTGCGCCCCGAAGGCGGCCTGGTGCGCAAGTTCGTCAAGGAGCAGCTCCTGGAGGACGTGGTGGCCACCGGACGCCGGTGGGAATTCACCTCGTCGGGCGGGGTCATGTACCGGCCTGACCTGCTCGGCTTCCTGGAGAAGACGGGCGCGCTCTCCACCACGCTCTTCCCCGGCGGCGACACGGTGGACCCGCTGGTCCGCTTCCAGGTGCGCCTGCGCCCGGGCGTCTCCGCGGACGGCATGGCGTCGCAGATTTCATCCATCACCCTGACGCTCGACGGTACGGACGAGACGTACCGCAACGGCCCGGACACGGTGTGGAAGCCGATGATCTGGCCCGGTCAGGCAGGCAAGCTCGGCGCCCGCATCACCGTGCAGAGCGCGGACGGCTCCACGGAGACGACGCTGGAGGCCGAGGGTGACTGGGGCCTGTTCCGCCTGCTGGAGCGCGTCAAGCGCATCGAGCCCAGCGCGGACGGCCGCTACTTCACCGCGACGTGGGAAATCGAGGAGATGAACGGCGCGCTGGTCTCCATCGACTTCCGTCCGGAGCGCACCGCCAACCCGTTCTTCGGGATGTCGGGCAACACGTCCAAGCTGCTGGCCATCTTCCGGGACCCGGGGTTGCAGCCACCGACGACCATCGCTCGCAAAGGCGAGTGCGCGCCGCAGGCCATCGCGGCGGATGGGGTTCATTGA
- the tssE gene encoding type VI secretion system baseplate subunit TssE has translation MGSRGLLSRIAEGNGTLAPPGDVVESIAEHLRNLLNTRKGESVASPGYGILDLNDIVHSYPSAIPRMTQSIRQAIQEFEPRLKGVVVHYNADPVDPTALRFDITAQLATRDRRGMVRFHTQVHPGGRVDLW, from the coding sequence ATGGGCTCCCGAGGCTTGTTGTCGCGCATCGCTGAAGGCAACGGCACGCTCGCCCCGCCTGGCGACGTCGTTGAATCCATCGCCGAGCACCTGCGCAACCTCCTCAACACGCGCAAGGGAGAGTCCGTGGCCTCACCGGGCTACGGCATCCTGGACCTGAACGACATCGTCCATTCCTACCCGTCGGCGATACCGCGGATGACGCAGTCCATCCGGCAGGCCATCCAGGAGTTCGAACCGCGCCTGAAGGGCGTGGTGGTGCACTACAACGCGGACCCGGTGGACCCGACGGCGCTGCGCTTCGACATCACCGCCCAGTTGGCCACGCGGGATCGACGAGGCATGGTGCGTTTCCATACCCAGGTGCACCCGGGCGGACGCGTGGACCTGTGGTGA
- the tssD gene encoding type VI secretion system tube protein TssD — translation MAESVHLYLKANGSDIKGDSTQTSLGRADSIECVAYSQKVFTAREAGSGLATGRRQYEGIEITKRIDKSSPLLMKALCENQVIDATFKFFRPNPTGDGTTEQFYTVSIKKARINAIQQTVPNSFVPASTNLPPMETIQLVFHTINWTITQGGVTHEDTWDTQR, via the coding sequence ATGGCTGAATCAGTACACCTGTACCTGAAGGCGAACGGCAGCGACATCAAGGGCGACAGCACGCAGACCAGCCTGGGCCGCGCGGATTCCATCGAGTGCGTCGCGTACAGCCAGAAGGTCTTCACCGCTCGCGAGGCCGGCTCGGGTCTGGCGACGGGCCGCCGCCAGTACGAGGGCATCGAAATCACCAAGCGCATCGACAAGTCGTCGCCGCTGCTGATGAAGGCCCTCTGCGAGAACCAGGTCATCGACGCGACCTTCAAGTTCTTCCGGCCGAACCCGACGGGCGACGGCACCACCGAGCAGTTCTACACGGTGTCCATCAAGAAGGCCCGCATCAACGCCATCCAGCAGACGGTGCCGAACTCCTTCGTGCCGGCGAGCACCAACCTGCCCCCGATGGAGACCATCCAGTTGGTGTTCCACACCATCAACTGGACCATCACCCAGGGCGGCGTCACGCACGAGGACACCTGGGACACCCAGCGTTGA
- the tssB gene encoding type VI secretion system contractile sheath small subunit, which translates to MSKESSVAPTERVNIVYKPATGNAQEQVELPLKVLMLGDFTGQEDARPLEQRAPINVDKANFNEVMAQQNLKVTLTAADKLSADPNATMNVSLQFKNLNDFSPESVVNQVPELKKLLELRSALNALKGPLGNLPAFRKKLQALLADEDGRKALIKELGLTEETK; encoded by the coding sequence ATGAGCAAAGAGAGTTCCGTCGCCCCTACCGAGCGCGTCAACATCGTCTACAAGCCCGCCACCGGCAATGCGCAGGAGCAGGTGGAGCTGCCGCTGAAGGTGCTGATGCTGGGGGACTTCACGGGTCAGGAAGACGCCCGTCCGCTGGAGCAGCGCGCGCCCATCAACGTGGACAAGGCCAACTTCAACGAAGTCATGGCCCAGCAGAACCTCAAGGTCACCCTGACCGCCGCCGACAAGCTTTCGGCGGACCCGAACGCCACGATGAACGTGTCGCTCCAGTTCAAGAACCTGAATGACTTCTCGCCCGAGAGCGTCGTCAATCAGGTGCCGGAGCTGAAGAAGCTGCTCGAGCTGCGCAGCGCGCTCAACGCCCTTAAGGGCCCCCTGGGCAACCTGCCGGCGTTCCGCAAGAAGCTCCAGGCCCTGCTCGCCGACGAGGACGGACGCAAGGCGCTCATCAAGGAACTGGGTCTGACCGAAGAGACCAAGTAG